From one Dermacentor andersoni chromosome 1, qqDerAnde1_hic_scaffold, whole genome shotgun sequence genomic stretch:
- the LOC126544157 gene encoding salivary anticoagulant protein P23-like — translation MAITPLITLSLLVVGALAGTKQDANNYIDTVLRDHLPANVRSLNLDPTHLPGFNVKVDSTALSNRDLKAQFPSGMLYGLSSVVRRRGDCGVPGWQGSSVTTGCYVSLDSLRLTFDGSVTGYSLLGGKKNISLDLVVEKTNAFVEATAAPGQAATLKTLTVTGIEFRVNVNKKLDLSDKREKKFLKAVKQSASGILQGILYTSFREALSRSVSRVPLPRP, via the exons ATGGCCATTACTCCTCTCATCACTTTGAGCCTGCTTGTCGTCG GCGCACTCGCTGGCACCAAGCAGGATGCCAACAACTACATTGACACGGTGCTGCGCGACCACCTTCCGGCCAACGTGCGTTCGCTCAACTTGGACCCCACGCACCTGCCGGGCTTCAACGTGAAGGTCGACTCGACGGCTCTGTCCAACCGGGACCTGAAGGCGCAGTTCCCGTCGGGCATGCTTTACGGCCTGTCGAGCGTGGTGCGCAGGCGCGGCGACTGCGGCGTGCCGGGCTGGCAGGGCTCGAGCGTCACCACCGGTTGCTATGTGTCCCTCGACTCGCTGCGACTCACTTTCGACGGCAGCGTCACCGGATACAGCCTTCTTGGCGGCAAAAAGAACATCAGCCTCGACCTGGTAGTCGAGAAGACCAACGCCTTCGTCGAGGCTACTGCGGCCCCTG GCCAGGCAGCTACGTTGAAGACGCTGACGGTGACCGGCATCGAGTTCCGCGTGAACGTCAACAAGAAGCTCGACCTGAGCGACAAGCGCGAGAAGAAGTTCCTCAAGGCCGTCAAGCAGTCGGCCAGCGGCATCCTGCAGGGCATCCTCTACACATCCTTCCGCGAGGCCCTCAGCCGCTCCGTCAGCAGGGTTCCGCTGCCCAGGCCGTGA